One Setaria viridis chromosome 7, Setaria_viridis_v4.0, whole genome shotgun sequence genomic region harbors:
- the LOC117865660 gene encoding protein NUCLEAR FUSION DEFECTIVE 4 isoform X2: MMMCVLIFVGNNSATYFNTHSLVTCILNFPTSRGPMVGILKGFLGLTSAILTQIYAVMHTTDQTKLVLTVAVGPALVAIAMMFVIRPVGGHKQARPSDKKSFMFVYTICLLLAFYLAVVKLAQDFMKLSDNVVNILTVILFVLLISPIAIPLALTIMSKAENPIEEALLSEPLTQEASTSQEEEDQPHAILSEVEEKSKDIDSLPPFERRNSGPHLGDNFTMMQALVKADFWLIWISFLLGSGSGLTVMDNLGQMSQAVGFKDAHIFVSLVSIWNFLGRVGGGYFSEIIVRERGYPRHTALAIAQILIAAAHFLFAMAWPGTMYIGTFLVGLGYGAHWAIVPAAVSELFGVKHFGAMYNFLAMGNPTGSFIFSGLITSTLYDYEAEKQAHQHQIKCEGPVCFFVSSLIMSVLCIVGAGLSLIVVHRTRRVYADLYRSVHT, translated from the exons ATGATG ATGTGTGTTCTCATATTTGTTGGAAACAACAGCGCGACATACTTCAACACGCATTCACTCGTAACATGCATCCTGAACTTCCCAACGAGCAGGGGGCCAATGGTGGGCATCCTGAAAGGATTTCTGGGCCTGACCAGCGCTATTTTGACGCAAATCTACGCTGTGATGCACACAACAGACCAGACTAAACTTGTCTTGACGGTTGCGGTCGGACCGGCATTGGTCGCCATTGCCATGATGTTTGTTATCAGGCCTGTCGGTGGTCACAAGCAGGCACGCCCGTCTGACAAGAAGAGCTTCATGTTCGTCTACACCATCTGCTTGCTCCTCGCCTTTTATCTCGCCGTTGTCAAGCTAGCCCAAGATTTCATGAAACTGAGCGACAATGTGGTTAATATTCTCACAGTGATTCTGTTCGTCCTCCTTATTTCACCAATTGCAATCCCGTTGGCCTTGACGATAATGTCGAAAGCTGAAAATCCAATTGAAGAGGCTCTCCTGTCTGAACCATTGACGCAAGAGGCAAGCACTTcgcaagaagaggaagatcaaCCGCATGCCATTTTAAGCGAAGTAGAAGAGAAGTCTAAGGACATTGATTCGTTGCCTCCATTTGAAAGGAGGAACAGCGGACCACACCTGGGGGACAACTTCACCATGATGCAGGCACTGGTGAAGGCTGACTTTTGGCTTATTTGGATATCGTTCTTGCTTGGGTCAGGATCAGGGCTGACAGTTATGGACAATCTTGGTCAGATGAGCCAGGCAGTTGGATTCAAAGATGCGCATATCTTCGTGTCATTGGTGAGCATATGGAACTTCCTTGGTCGTGTTGGAGGTGGCTACTTCTCTGAGATCATTGTCAG GGAGCGTGGATACCCAAGGCACACAGCACTGGCAATTGCACAGATCCTGATTGCTGCTGCACATTTCCTATTTGCCATGGCTTGGCCTGGAACCATGTACATCGGGACCTTCCTGGTCGGACTCGGATACGGAGCTCATTGGGCAATCGTGCCAGCTGCTGTCTCTGAACTCTTCGGCGTAAAACATTTTGGCGCCATGTACAATTTTCTTGCAATGGGAAACCCCACAGGATCATTCATCTTCTCAGGCCTTATTACCAGTACCCTGTATGACTATGAAGCTGAGAAACAAGCTCACCAACATCAGATTAAGTGCGAAGGCCCCGTCTGCTTCTTCGTCAGCTCATTGATAATGTCAGTGCTCTGCATTGTTGGAGCTGGATTGAGCCTCATCGTTGTTCACAGGACCAGACGGGTTTACGCTGACCTCTATCGGTCTGTCCACACATGA
- the LOC117865658 gene encoding pentatricopeptide repeat-containing protein At4g30825, chloroplastic, whose protein sequence is MAALRIRTPAGPGDPRRRNLASSPAQLGPDLIGFSSSLVPVGVGYVGDHRRVGNAVVTCCGFFADNVRRKCHPRASLKNGLVCSLEGDGSRESTLCTSVPSETSSCSEVPSVLGQKIAQGKDGNPRASAETKKEGKLWRRLGGGKKLRRHRAPKHGPGKDRHVRRSVVKDDVNVVLSCITQESSIEECNSALIHLEKHSDEKALNFFDWMKANGKLKGNAYAYHLALQAIAWKENWKMAELLLHEMVADSDCTLDARAFNGLIYVCAKRRLDDWGTRWFRMMLDSEVQPNVSTIGMLMGLYQKTGNLSEAEFTFAKMRNYNIKCVNAYSAMITLYTRLGLFAKSEDAIALMNNDGVVPNMENWLVRLNVYCQQGKMEEAKLVFQSMVDEGFTLNVVAYNTLITGYGKSTDVQKAKEVFDSLGSAGLVPDETTYRSMVEGFGRADKYEEAILYYRKLKSAGFRPNASNFYTMINLLARHDDNEGAAEILEGMRAAGCQCSSIVTVLVRAYGTVGRMHKVLPILKACLYKKFLFDATSCSILVTAFVQNSLLEEALLILREKKWKDSAFEENLYHILICSCKEAGSYNDAVRIYNQMPKSGTQPNLRISCTMIDVFSMMERFSDAETIYLELKGSSSVLDMIAYSVIVRMYIKAERLEDACSVLAEMEKQNEIVPDKYLFLDMLRTYQKCGLLEKLADTYYWILKSQVECDEVMYNCIINCCGRAIPVDELSRIFDEMIQQGHLTNTVTLNVLLDIYGKAGLFTRAEKVFLMARKQGLVDIITYNTIIAAYAKSGNFRSMNYFIQKMQDAGFPVSLEAYNCMLDAYGKAGQLEEFAAVLQKMKRAKCKFDHYTYNIMINIYGRRGWIEDVANVLAELKSRGVEPDLYSYNTLIKAYGIARMPEDAVKLMQEMRIKGISPDRVTYTNLIAALQRNENFLEAVKWSLWMKQTGVVGSGARA, encoded by the coding sequence ATGGCTGCCCTGAGGATCCGCACGCCAGCCGGTCCTGGGGACCCCAGAAGGCGCAATCTTGCCAGCAGCCCAGCGCAGCTGGGGCCAGATTTGATTGGGTTTAGTTCTTCACTGGTGCCTGTTGGTGTTGGTTATGTTGGGGATCACAGGCGCGTAGGCAATGCTGTTGTCACATGCTGTGGGTTCTTTGCGGACAATGTAAGGAGGAAGTGCCATCCTAGGGCAAGCTTGAAGAATGGTTTAGTCTGCTCTTTAGAGGGTGATGGTAGCAGGGAGTCTACATTGTGTACTTCCGTTCCATCTGAAACTTCAAGCTGCAGCGAAGTGCCGTCAGTTCTGGGCCAAAAAATAGCACAGGGCAAAGATGGTAACCCAAGGGCCTCTGCGGAAACGAAGAAAGAGGGGAAGTTATGGCGGAGATTAGGGGGTGGTAAGAAGTTGAGAAGACATAGAGCTCCCAAGCATGGCCCGGGAAAGGACAGGCATGTTCGCAGATCTGTAGTGAAAGATGATGTCAATGTGGTTTTGTCCTGTATCACCCAGGAGTCCAGCATTGAGGAGTGCAATTCTGCTCTGATCCATCTTGAGAAGCACAGTGATGAGAAGGCTCTTAATTTCTTTGATTGGATGAAGGCTAATGGGAAGTTAAAGGGAAATGCTTATGCATATCACCTAGCTCTTCAAGCGATTGCCTGGAAGGAGAACTGGAAGATGGCTGAACTATTGCTTCATGAAATGGTTGCTGATTCAGATTGCACATTGGATGCTCGAGCATTTAATGGGCTGATATATGTTTGTGCTAAAAGGAGGCTTGATGATTGGGGAACAAGGTGGTTTCGGATGATGCTTGATAGTGAAGTGCAGCCGAATGTGTCTACTATTGGTATGCTTATGGGTCTTTACCAGAAGACTGGGAACCTATCGGAGGCTGAGTTCACTTTTGCAAAAATGAGGAATTACAATATTAAGTGTGTTAATGCTTACTCAGCCATGATTACTTTGTATACACGTTTAGGCCTTTTTGCCAAATCTGAGGATGCTATTGCTCTAATGAACAATGATGGAGTAGTTCCAAACATGGAAAATTGGTTGGTGCGGTTAAATGTATACTGCCAACAGGGTAAAATGGAGGAGGCAAAATTGGTATTTCAGTCCATGGTGGACGAAGGATTCACCCTGAATGTTGTAGCATACAATACTTTAATTACCGGATATGGAAAAAGTACTGATGTACAGAAGGCGAAGGAAGTGTTTGACAGCCTTGGTAGTGCAGGTTTAGTTCCTGATGAAACCACCTATAGATCAATGGTAGAAGGTTTTGGTAGAGCAGACAAATATGAAGAAGCAATTTTGTACTACAGGAAGCTCAAGAGTGCTGGCTTCCGACCAAATGCATCCAACTTTTACACTATGATCAACCTACTAGCAAGGCATGATGACAATGAAGGTGCAGCTGAAATTCTGGAGGGCATGAGGGCAGCTGGCTGCCAGTGTTCATCAATTGTTACCGTTCTTGTTCGGGCATATGGAACAGTAGGACGAATGCATAAGGTTCTTCCAATTTTAAAAGCTTGTTTGTACAAGAAATTTTTGTTTGATGCCACCTCGTGCTCTATTTTAGTAACAGCATTTGTTCAAAATTCTTTACTAGAAGAAGCTTTGTTAATTCTGCGTGAAAAGAAGTGGAAAGATTCTGCTTTCGAGGAAAATTTATATCATATATTGATATGTTCATGCAAAGAGGCTGGCAGTTACAATGATGCTGTTAGGATATACAATCAAATGCCTAAGTCTGGAACACAACCAAATCTCCGTATTTCTTGCACTATGATTGATGTTTTCAGCATGATGGAGAGATTTTCTGATGCTGAAACTATTTACCTTGAACTGAAAGGTTCTTCTTCTGTACTTGACATGATTGCGTACAGTGTCATTGTGAGGATGTACATTAAAGCAGAGCGACTAGAGGATGCTTGTTCAGTTTTGGCAGAaatggagaaacaaaatgaaATAGTTCCTGATAAATACCTTTTCCTTGACATGCTTCGAACTTACCAAAAATGTGGTCTGCTTGAGAAGTTGGCTGATACATATTATTGGATACTAAAGAGTCAAGTTGAATGTGATGAAGTCATGTATAATTGCATTATTAACTGTTGTGGGCGGGCCATACCTGTTGATGAGCTGTCAAGAATTTTTGATGAAATGATTCAACAGGGACACTTAACCAACACTGTTACCCTCAATGTGTTGCTAGATATATATGGAAAAGCTGGACTTTTTACTAGGGCTGAAAAGGTATTTCTCATGGCTCGCAAGCAGGGACTGGTGGATATCATAACATACAATACCATTATTGCTGCATATGCGAAAAGTGGAAATTTTCGTAGTATGAATTATTTCATCCAAAAGATGCAGGATGCAGGGTTTCCTGTTTCTCTTGAGGCGTACAATTGCATGCTGGATGCTTATGGAAAGGCAGGGCAACTGGAAGAGTTTGCTGCTGTTTTGCAGAAAATGAAGAGAGCAAAGTGCAAGTTTGATCACTACACTTACAATATAATGATCAATATTTATGGGAGGAGAGGTTGGATCGAAGATGTGGCGAATGTTCTTGCAGAGCTAAAGAGCCGAGGTGTTGAACCAGATTTGTACAGTTACAATACCTTGATAAAAGCATATGGGATAGCAAGAATGCCTGAAGATGCTGTCAAACTGATGCAAGAGATGAGGATTAAAGGTATCAGCCCTGATCGCGTGACATATACTAACCTCATTGCTGCTCTACAAAGGAATGAAAATTTCTTAGAAGCTGTTAAGTGGTCTCTCTGGATGAAGCAAACAGGAGTTGTAGGGTCTGGAGCTCGAGCATAG